The Oncorhynchus masou masou isolate Uvic2021 unplaced genomic scaffold, UVic_Omas_1.1 unplaced_scaffold_1533, whole genome shotgun sequence genome has a segment encoding these proteins:
- the LOC135531156 gene encoding B-cell receptor CD22-like isoform X1 produces the protein MLMSLINRKDSSASTTCVLTAFIMFQHFRFSLTTRQLTHCTRPLLFTSLYCRVGDATMSLRTAGSVLVVFLWSVAVVLGQGVWSVTYTKNSICALKGSTVDLSCSYTYPRGHKVTTTTWYNWKMGVWYTYDIQDKNECRMEYRGNKENDCTLTITDLKWSDTAAYYFMFSTKSSSWIPRNDYVTLIVTELQVEVTDTSNRKTLSCSTTCTLTDNPTYIWYKNGQHLDESTSPQYRDPVSSNYGDSYSCAVKGHEDLLSPAVCVQGQSCIRVTYTKRRICVLKGSTVDISCTYVGYYSTTSSFWFRSDKSTPEDLTTDPGYAGRVEYTGIYRGPFTLRITDLREEDSAEYRFTFKTDNIEWGHSFPGTTLSVTGLQVKVTPAAEGQKTLTCITTCTLTDNPTYIWYKNGQRLDEPTSQQYSSNTLVVLGHSVDSYSCAVEHHEDLHSPAVYAPRNTSVSVSPSGEIVEGSSVTLTCSSDANPPVDKYTWYKKNVTSPKASGQSYSITNIISEDRGEYYCEAQNGRGSMNSTALMIIVAGKQTSVLTAAVGIIVVVLVLILCLSGLMWFRKKASKPTNTRDTSDDGQGDSSPVYDNISNMAMTSTAAQTESTYDQDDVHYASVHFSGSKNQEVLLYSTVQVPQPQKEDEDVHYAAVKFNLPSAAT, from the exons ACTGCAGGGTGGGTGATGCAACAATGTCCTTgagaacagcaggaagtgtgttggtggtctttctctggtctgtagcAG TGGTACTGGGTCAGGGTGTCTGGAGTGTGACCTACACCAAGAATAGTATCTGTgccttgaaggggtcaacagtggatctgtcctgctcttacacatatcccagAGGTCATAAAGTTACAACAACCACATGGTATAACTGGAAGATGGGTGTCTGGTATACTTATGATATCCAAGATAAGAATGAGTGCCGTATGGAGTACCGGGGGAATAAGGAGAATGACTGCACCCTGACAATCACAGACCTGAAATGGAGTGATACTGCAGCATATTATTTCATGTTTTCAACAAAATCCTCCTCTTGGATTCCTCGCAATGACTATGTCACTCTCATTGTCACAG AACTGCAGGTGGAGGTAACAGACACAAGTAATAGGAAGACACTGTCCTgtagcaccacctgtactctgactgacaaccccacctacatctggtacaagaacggacaacATCTAGATGAGAGCACCTCCCCCCAGTACAGAGacccagtctccagtaactatggagacagttactcctgtgctgtaaaaggtcatgaggatctcctctctcctgcagtgT GTGTTCAGGGTCAGAGCTGCATCAGAGTGACTTACACCAAGAGGAGAATCTGTgtcttgaaggggtcaacagtggacatATCCTGTACTTATGTTGGTTATTATTCCACCACATCATCATTCTGGTTTAGAAGTGATAAGTCGACCCCTGAAGACCTAACCACAGACCCAGGGTATGCAGGTCGTGTGGAGTACACTGGAATATACAGAGGTCCCTtcaccctgagaatcacagatcTGAGAGAGGAGGACTCAGCTGAGTATCGCTTCACTTTTAAAACAGACAACATTGAATGGGGTCATAGTTTCCCAGGAACaactctgtctgtcacag GTctgcaggtgaaggtgactcCTGCTGCAGAAGGACagaagacactgacctgtatcaccacctgtactctgactgacaaccccacctacatctggtacaagaacggacaacGTCTAGATGAGCCCACTTCCCAACAATACTCTAGTAATACCCTAGTAGTGTTGGGTCATTCTGTGGACAGTTACTCTTGTGCTGTAGAACACCATGAGGACCTCCactctcctgcagtgt ATGCTCCAAGGAACacctcagtgtcagtcagtccctctggtgaaatagtggagggcagttcagtgactctgacctgcagcagtgatgccaaccCACCTGTGGACAAATACACCTGGTACAAGAAGAACGTAACCTCACCAAAAGCATCAGGACAGAGTTACAGCATCACTAACATCATctctgaggacagaggagaatattACTGTGAGGCCCAGAATGGAAGAGGATCTATGAACTCTACAGCTCTGATGATCATTGTAGCAG GGAAACAAACCTCAGTTCTGACTGCAGCTGTAGGAATCATAGTGGTTGTTCTGGttctcatcctctgtctctctggactcaTGTGGTTCAG GAAGAAGGCCTCCAAACCCACCAACACAAGAGACACATCAGACGATggacag ggagACTCTAGTCCAGTGTATGACAACATCTCAAACATGGCCATGACCTCTACTGCAGCACAGACAGAGTCCACATACGACCAGGATGATGTTCACTACGCCAGTGTCCACTTCTCTGGCTCCAAAAACCAGGAAGTGCTTCTGTACTCCACCGTCCAGGTGCCTCAACCCCAGAAAGAGGATGAGGATGTCCACTACGCTGCTGTGAAATTCAACCTCCCCAGTGCTGCCACCTG A
- the LOC135531156 gene encoding B-cell receptor CD22-like isoform X2, translating to MSLRTAGSVLVVFLWSVAVVLGQGVWSVTYTKNSICALKGSTVDLSCSYTYPRGHKVTTTTWYNWKMGVWYTYDIQDKNECRMEYRGNKENDCTLTITDLKWSDTAAYYFMFSTKSSSWIPRNDYVTLIVTELQVEVTDTSNRKTLSCSTTCTLTDNPTYIWYKNGQHLDESTSPQYRDPVSSNYGDSYSCAVKGHEDLLSPAVCVQGQSCIRVTYTKRRICVLKGSTVDISCTYVGYYSTTSSFWFRSDKSTPEDLTTDPGYAGRVEYTGIYRGPFTLRITDLREEDSAEYRFTFKTDNIEWGHSFPGTTLSVTGLQVKVTPAAEGQKTLTCITTCTLTDNPTYIWYKNGQRLDEPTSQQYSSNTLVVLGHSVDSYSCAVEHHEDLHSPAVYAPRNTSVSVSPSGEIVEGSSVTLTCSSDANPPVDKYTWYKKNVTSPKASGQSYSITNIISEDRGEYYCEAQNGRGSMNSTALMIIVAGKQTSVLTAAVGIIVVVLVLILCLSGLMWFRKKASKPTNTRDTSDDGQGDSSPVYDNISNMAMTSTAAQTESTYDQDDVHYASVHFSGSKNQEVLLYSTVQVPQPQKEDEDVHYAAVKFNLPSAAT from the exons ATGTCCTTgagaacagcaggaagtgtgttggtggtctttctctggtctgtagcAG TGGTACTGGGTCAGGGTGTCTGGAGTGTGACCTACACCAAGAATAGTATCTGTgccttgaaggggtcaacagtggatctgtcctgctcttacacatatcccagAGGTCATAAAGTTACAACAACCACATGGTATAACTGGAAGATGGGTGTCTGGTATACTTATGATATCCAAGATAAGAATGAGTGCCGTATGGAGTACCGGGGGAATAAGGAGAATGACTGCACCCTGACAATCACAGACCTGAAATGGAGTGATACTGCAGCATATTATTTCATGTTTTCAACAAAATCCTCCTCTTGGATTCCTCGCAATGACTATGTCACTCTCATTGTCACAG AACTGCAGGTGGAGGTAACAGACACAAGTAATAGGAAGACACTGTCCTgtagcaccacctgtactctgactgacaaccccacctacatctggtacaagaacggacaacATCTAGATGAGAGCACCTCCCCCCAGTACAGAGacccagtctccagtaactatggagacagttactcctgtgctgtaaaaggtcatgaggatctcctctctcctgcagtgT GTGTTCAGGGTCAGAGCTGCATCAGAGTGACTTACACCAAGAGGAGAATCTGTgtcttgaaggggtcaacagtggacatATCCTGTACTTATGTTGGTTATTATTCCACCACATCATCATTCTGGTTTAGAAGTGATAAGTCGACCCCTGAAGACCTAACCACAGACCCAGGGTATGCAGGTCGTGTGGAGTACACTGGAATATACAGAGGTCCCTtcaccctgagaatcacagatcTGAGAGAGGAGGACTCAGCTGAGTATCGCTTCACTTTTAAAACAGACAACATTGAATGGGGTCATAGTTTCCCAGGAACaactctgtctgtcacag GTctgcaggtgaaggtgactcCTGCTGCAGAAGGACagaagacactgacctgtatcaccacctgtactctgactgacaaccccacctacatctggtacaagaacggacaacGTCTAGATGAGCCCACTTCCCAACAATACTCTAGTAATACCCTAGTAGTGTTGGGTCATTCTGTGGACAGTTACTCTTGTGCTGTAGAACACCATGAGGACCTCCactctcctgcagtgt ATGCTCCAAGGAACacctcagtgtcagtcagtccctctggtgaaatagtggagggcagttcagtgactctgacctgcagcagtgatgccaaccCACCTGTGGACAAATACACCTGGTACAAGAAGAACGTAACCTCACCAAAAGCATCAGGACAGAGTTACAGCATCACTAACATCATctctgaggacagaggagaatattACTGTGAGGCCCAGAATGGAAGAGGATCTATGAACTCTACAGCTCTGATGATCATTGTAGCAG GGAAACAAACCTCAGTTCTGACTGCAGCTGTAGGAATCATAGTGGTTGTTCTGGttctcatcctctgtctctctggactcaTGTGGTTCAG GAAGAAGGCCTCCAAACCCACCAACACAAGAGACACATCAGACGATggacag ggagACTCTAGTCCAGTGTATGACAACATCTCAAACATGGCCATGACCTCTACTGCAGCACAGACAGAGTCCACATACGACCAGGATGATGTTCACTACGCCAGTGTCCACTTCTCTGGCTCCAAAAACCAGGAAGTGCTTCTGTACTCCACCGTCCAGGTGCCTCAACCCCAGAAAGAGGATGAGGATGTCCACTACGCTGCTGTGAAATTCAACCTCCCCAGTGCTGCCACCTG A